From the genome of Planctomycetota bacterium, one region includes:
- a CDS encoding DEAD/DEAH box helicase — MNTAYHSQYWAHALTLRGSGGDIAALSRSIANARVDLNPHQIDAALFAVRSPFTNGAILADEVGLGKTVEAGIVLSQRWAERRRRILIVVPAMLRKQWQQELSEKFFISSDVLDSQVVGRLRKNGGGNPFDQKDKAVICSYNFAAAKAAAVAQVPWDMVVIDEAHRLRNVHRSRTRLQNNPAAQKTMAHRITEAVGKAPKLLLTATPLQNSLLELFSLVSVIDPHVFGDVASFREQFINNNDELSRNVQLKQRIASVCTRALRKQVTEYIPFTNRVPITQEFLPTDQEQALYDDITTYLQREVLYALPASQRQLITMVLRKLLASSTFAIARTLRRLADRLENLRDRLDLLDDEDLEGIDELADEYGEDAEADVEEEIDPEQLKGELEDLRRYAELAARIAHNAKGDALLPALGTAFAKAQVLGAPRKAVIFTESRETQTYLYDLLVANGYDGQVATINGTNNQPHHGEIYQRWLAKHQGTDRVTGSRAVDMKAAIVEHFRDEATILIATEAAAEGVNLQFCSLVVNFDLPWNPQRIEQRIGRCHRYGQKHDVVVVNFLNRRNEADKRVYELLSEKFRLFDGVFGASDEVLGALESGVDIERRIAEVYQTCRTNAEIQAAFDTLQAELDAKIQARLAATRQALLEHFDEDVRSRLKISREKTLECLSQRERWLLDLTRVELDSQAQFDPQMPRFLYTGDTSEGEARHGWYNLDWKAAETADEHFYRPDHPLALRLIERAIGRKLPVAEITFDYTNHPSKISVIEPLVGQSGWLEVSKLTICAVEVDEFLVFAAKTDHKQVLDEEICRKLMSLPATLGPEATDTPDLAEQRKVEVAARLGEIDTRNARFFDEEVLKLDRWSEDLKLSLEHDIKELDKQVRELRRTAALAQSLQDKLAHQKQIRELDRRRNIKRRELYDAQDAIDQQREELIGKIEKQLKHTSTVHALFTIRWRIQ, encoded by the coding sequence ATGAACACCGCATACCACAGCCAGTATTGGGCGCACGCCTTGACCCTTCGTGGGTCAGGGGGCGACATTGCTGCGCTGTCGCGGTCCATCGCCAACGCACGGGTTGATCTGAATCCGCACCAAATCGATGCCGCGCTCTTCGCCGTTCGCTCGCCCTTCACCAACGGGGCTATCCTGGCCGACGAGGTTGGCTTGGGAAAGACGGTTGAAGCGGGCATTGTGCTTTCGCAGAGATGGGCCGAGCGCCGCCGTCGCATCCTCATCGTCGTGCCCGCCATGCTCCGTAAGCAGTGGCAACAGGAGTTGAGCGAGAAGTTCTTCATCTCGTCCGACGTTCTGGATTCCCAAGTGGTCGGGCGTCTGCGGAAGAATGGCGGCGGCAATCCCTTCGACCAGAAGGACAAGGCTGTCATCTGCTCGTACAACTTCGCCGCCGCCAAGGCCGCCGCTGTAGCACAGGTGCCATGGGACATGGTGGTGATCGACGAGGCCCATCGTCTGCGGAATGTCCACCGCTCGCGTACACGGCTCCAAAACAATCCGGCCGCGCAGAAGACGATGGCCCACCGCATCACAGAGGCGGTCGGCAAGGCACCCAAGCTCTTGCTCACCGCCACGCCGCTGCAGAACTCGCTCCTGGAGCTATTCAGCCTTGTCAGCGTGATTGACCCGCACGTCTTCGGCGACGTGGCGTCATTCCGAGAGCAGTTCATCAACAACAACGACGAACTGAGCCGAAACGTCCAACTGAAACAGCGGATCGCATCTGTTTGCACCCGCGCGCTGCGCAAGCAGGTGACGGAGTACATCCCCTTCACCAACCGCGTCCCGATCACCCAGGAGTTCTTGCCGACGGACCAGGAGCAGGCCCTCTACGACGACATCACGACCTACCTGCAACGAGAAGTGCTGTATGCACTGCCCGCCAGTCAGCGGCAACTCATCACAATGGTGCTGCGAAAGCTGCTGGCCTCGTCCACCTTCGCCATTGCCCGGACGCTTCGCCGACTCGCGGATCGCCTCGAGAATCTTCGAGATCGACTCGACCTGCTTGATGATGAGGACTTGGAAGGCATTGACGAACTGGCCGACGAGTACGGCGAGGATGCCGAGGCGGACGTGGAAGAAGAAATCGACCCGGAGCAGTTGAAAGGCGAACTGGAAGACCTGAGGCGATACGCCGAGCTTGCCGCCAGAATCGCCCACAATGCCAAGGGTGACGCCTTGCTGCCCGCCCTCGGGACCGCGTTCGCCAAGGCCCAAGTCCTCGGTGCGCCCCGCAAGGCCGTCATCTTCACCGAGTCGCGCGAGACCCAGACCTACCTCTACGATCTGCTCGTCGCCAACGGCTACGATGGCCAGGTCGCCACGATCAATGGCACGAACAACCAGCCTCACCACGGCGAAATCTACCAGCGTTGGCTGGCCAAGCACCAGGGAACAGATCGCGTCACCGGCTCCCGTGCCGTGGACATGAAGGCGGCCATTGTTGAGCATTTCCGTGATGAAGCCACGATCCTGATTGCCACGGAAGCAGCTGCCGAAGGTGTCAACCTTCAATTCTGCTCGTTGGTCGTCAACTTCGACCTTCCCTGGAACCCGCAACGCATCGAGCAGCGCATCGGCCGTTGCCATCGTTACGGCCAGAAGCACGACGTGGTCGTCGTCAATTTCCTGAATCGTCGCAACGAGGCTGACAAGCGGGTTTACGAGTTGCTCAGCGAGAAGTTCCGCCTATTTGACGGCGTCTTCGGTGCCTCGGATGAAGTGCTGGGCGCGTTGGAATCCGGCGTGGACATCGAGCGTCGTATCGCCGAGGTCTACCAGACCTGCCGCACGAACGCCGAGATTCAGGCCGCCTTCGACACTCTACAGGCGGAACTGGACGCCAAAATTCAGGCACGCCTGGCCGCGACCCGTCAGGCGTTGCTGGAACACTTCGACGAGGACGTGCGATCCCGTCTCAAGATCAGCCGCGAGAAAACGCTCGAATGCCTCTCGCAGCGGGAACGATGGCTGCTCGATTTGACGCGGGTTGAGCTTGACAGCCAAGCTCAGTTCGACCCGCAGATGCCGCGTTTCCTTTACACAGGCGACACTTCCGAGGGCGAAGCTCGACACGGCTGGTACAACCTCGACTGGAAGGCCGCCGAGACTGCGGATGAGCATTTCTACCGCCCGGATCACCCCTTGGCCTTGCGCCTTATCGAGCGCGCCATCGGCCGCAAGCTGCCTGTCGCCGAGATCACGTTCGACTACACGAACCACCCGTCCAAGATCAGCGTGATTGAGCCGCTCGTCGGGCAGTCCGGCTGGCTGGAGGTGTCCAAGCTCACCATATGCGCCGTTGAAGTGGACGAGTTCCTGGTCTTCGCCGCCAAGACCGACCACAAGCAGGTCCTCGACGAGGAGATCTGCCGCAAGCTCATGTCCCTCCCCGCAACGCTCGGCCCTGAAGCCACGGACACCCCCGACTTGGCCGAGCAGCGCAAGGTCGAGGTCGCGGCCCGCCTGGGCGAGATCGACACGCGCAATGCCCGATTCTTCGACGAGGAAGTCCTCAAGCTCGACCGTTGGAGCGAGGACCTCAAGCTCTCGCTGGAACACGATATTAAGGAACTGGACAAGCAGGTTCGCGAGCTTCGTCGGACGGCAGCCCTTGCCCAATCATTGCAGGACAAACTCGCCCATCAGAAACAGATCCGTGAATTGGACCGGCGTCGCAACATTAAGCGTCGGGAGCTATATGACGCTCAGGACGCCATCGATCAACAGCGCGAAGAACTGATCGGCAAGATCGAGAAGCAGTTGAAGCATACGAGTACCGTCCACGCTCTTTTCACGATCCGCTGGAGAATCCAATGA